The Dethiosulfovibrio peptidovorans DSM 11002 genome has a window encoding:
- a CDS encoding DUF2442 domain-containing protein, which produces MGFIKSVTALNDWRLFVEMETGSVMVVDLSHKLDTARFGDLRDLKLFRSVSTDGDIVLWGDGRVRLMARELMDVVFVEKKEAL; this is translated from the coding sequence GTGGGATTTATCAAGTCGGTGACTGCTCTCAACGACTGGCGTCTGTTCGTGGAGATGGAGACGGGGAGCGTGATGGTTGTCGATCTTTCCCATAAACTTGATACCGCAAGATTTGGTGACCTAAGGGATCTGAAGTTATTCCGATCGGTCTCCACCGATGGCGATATCGTATTGTGGGGAGACGGCCGAGTGCGTCTGATGGCCCGAGAGCTTATGGACGTCGTTTTCGTGGAGAAAAAGGAGGCTCTATAA
- a CDS encoding XAC2610-related protein, translating to MKRYLRKVLAGLAFVVMMGAGASGAEPAFTFKVSDDGPTLSVTFDGETFYVRSKDEVISEIQCEIYEEEVKNDPSLCVSSVDANFDGFNDLMITETLYVPNPYCSFYLWNPETVKLERDESLEEIIGPRFDSEARRIIGFSHGSVTDNQETEYRWIDGRLTLTWRKTQIYDENRGLFVITEEVRDEEGAMEVSSEISLTEGQMDRFLEGEPFFDRETIDKISEVARGLLGSPLSGDGEFHGRAITDDKPVSAWLFELDSGEIACFEVADDLSGLYLNKGGDDGVFRIDFGDGVSLGQRVY from the coding sequence ATGAAAAGATACCTGAGGAAGGTCCTGGCCGGTCTGGCCTTCGTCGTAATGATGGGAGCTGGGGCGTCAGGGGCCGAGCCGGCCTTCACTTTCAAGGTAAGCGATGATGGTCCTACCCTCTCGGTTACTTTCGACGGCGAGACCTTCTACGTCAGGAGCAAGGACGAGGTGATCAGCGAGATCCAGTGCGAGATATACGAGGAGGAGGTGAAGAACGATCCATCTTTATGTGTCTCCTCGGTCGATGCGAACTTCGATGGTTTCAACGATCTTATGATAACCGAGACCCTGTACGTTCCCAACCCGTATTGCTCGTTCTATCTGTGGAATCCCGAGACCGTAAAACTGGAAAGGGACGAGAGTTTGGAAGAGATCATAGGTCCCAGGTTCGACTCGGAGGCAAGAAGGATAATAGGCTTTTCCCATGGAAGCGTCACCGATAATCAAGAGACCGAGTATCGATGGATAGATGGACGACTAACCTTGACCTGGAGAAAGACCCAGATTTACGACGAGAATCGTGGCCTGTTTGTCATCACCGAGGAAGTTCGAGACGAGGAGGGGGCTATGGAGGTCAGCTCCGAGATCTCCCTTACCGAGGGGCAGATGGACCGCTTTCTGGAGGGTGAGCCGTTTTTTGACAGGGAGACGATCGACAAGATTTCCGAGGTTGCAAGAGGACTTTTGGGATCTCCCTTATCGGGCGACGGCGAGTTTCACGGTCGGGCCATAACGGACGATAAGCCGGTCTCCGCATGGCTCTTCGAGCTGGATAGCGGGGAGATAGCTTGTTTCGAGGTAGCTGACGATCTCTCAGGACTATACTTAAACAAGGGAGGAGACGACGGTGTCTTCAGGATCGATTTTGGAGATGGCGTCTCCTTGGGGCAAAGGGTTTACTGA
- a CDS encoding LuxR C-terminal-related transcriptional regulator → MKNVQENYRPQVHYYSNRLKDKLRKIRDFRTTFIEAPSGAGKTTAIRDFFNCPNMNPPSIRWFVASEEPGTSGWTRFCHVLGEIDPYVGSRLLHLGFPVEDNQGEVAQALVDLVCDDETYLICDNFQFVHKNLPLSVWRALVDHGGYGLRVVIITQQLSSRGLAILGNANVLRVENEDLCLTEEEIGDYYCLAGVDLDLDQRRRLYLYSEGWIAALYLQLVGYARTGSLEGRSSIHELVNELLWKGLSLEDRQVLFRLSPFDSFTVPQLSFLLGLDRVPDVLVERLGGWLFVRYDIESRRYFLHAILLDFVRSAIRDEPEAFQRGILAAAGEWCASQGDKTQALFFLYRICDYRGIFSLDLHCYDMTRATLDAGREYMLKFLRDTVNNSTVEMRCDYAFNFISMAFEAFNLGDVELYVGLCREMEAVLDGYDIDEESRRSLRGELYLARSFGFYNDIEAMGKDHSRAYELLGPNSRLFKPDTPWTFGWPSVLGMFHSGAGELDRELSDMDRWLPLYNSLTSGNGSGAELIFRAEALLHKGRDDEAEPLVLRALEITKRLNQDSLYLCAAFLLQRMALLRGDGPVFTEGRAMRDRCARMSSYALSNRITDVATGFVSCLLGDTEGMPSRVCSEGFLTGASPAVPFSCMVYGRLALLTGGERDLVLRSEELLFPARRYRNLLVEIYMGIYLSVAYSRLGRESDGAEALGRALDMAMPDGLILPFAENADVLGSSLDVVMEERWSSERNRFSSFVKRYSLGKERVLQSLSGREAVEGLTFRENDVALLVSEGLSNREIAKRLFLSENTVKFYLKSIFQKLGISSRRDVKKILSLR, encoded by the coding sequence GTGAAAAACGTCCAGGAGAATTACCGACCTCAGGTCCACTATTATTCCAACAGGTTAAAGGACAAGCTGAGGAAGATCCGTGACTTTAGAACGACGTTTATAGAGGCTCCCTCCGGTGCAGGCAAGACCACGGCCATACGAGATTTTTTCAATTGTCCGAATATGAATCCCCCTTCGATTCGTTGGTTCGTAGCCAGTGAGGAGCCTGGCACGTCGGGATGGACCAGGTTTTGCCATGTCCTGGGGGAGATAGACCCCTACGTAGGATCCAGACTTTTGCACCTTGGTTTTCCAGTGGAGGACAATCAGGGAGAGGTCGCCCAGGCTCTCGTCGATCTGGTATGTGACGATGAAACTTACCTTATATGTGATAATTTTCAGTTTGTCCACAAAAACCTTCCTCTGTCGGTATGGAGGGCTCTAGTCGATCATGGTGGATATGGTCTTAGGGTGGTTATCATCACCCAGCAGCTCTCCTCCAGGGGGCTTGCGATTTTGGGCAATGCCAACGTTCTTAGGGTTGAGAACGAGGATCTGTGTCTCACGGAGGAAGAGATCGGAGACTACTACTGTCTGGCTGGGGTGGACTTGGACTTGGATCAGAGACGTCGTCTTTACCTTTATTCGGAGGGATGGATCGCCGCACTGTATCTCCAGCTGGTGGGCTATGCCCGAACCGGGTCTCTTGAGGGCAGATCAAGTATTCACGAGCTTGTAAACGAGTTGCTTTGGAAAGGACTTTCTCTAGAGGATCGTCAGGTCCTGTTCCGTTTGTCTCCTTTCGACAGCTTTACCGTCCCACAGCTCTCATTCCTTCTCGGTCTTGATCGGGTTCCTGATGTTTTAGTCGAGAGATTGGGAGGGTGGCTCTTCGTCCGCTACGATATCGAAAGTCGTCGGTATTTTCTACATGCCATACTCCTGGATTTTGTTCGTTCCGCCATCCGAGATGAACCAGAAGCCTTTCAAAGAGGGATCCTGGCCGCCGCCGGGGAATGGTGTGCATCTCAGGGAGACAAGACCCAGGCGTTGTTTTTTCTCTATCGCATATGTGATTATCGAGGGATTTTTTCGTTGGATCTTCATTGCTACGACATGACCAGGGCCACCTTGGACGCAGGGCGGGAATATATGTTGAAATTTCTTCGGGATACGGTAAATAACTCCACCGTCGAGATGCGATGCGACTACGCGTTTAATTTTATATCCATGGCCTTTGAGGCCTTTAACCTGGGGGACGTAGAGCTCTATGTCGGTCTCTGTCGAGAGATGGAGGCTGTCCTGGATGGCTACGATATAGACGAGGAAAGCCGTAGGTCCCTGAGGGGCGAGCTTTACCTTGCGAGGTCGTTCGGTTTCTACAACGATATAGAGGCAATGGGGAAGGACCATAGCCGTGCCTACGAGCTTCTAGGTCCCAACAGTAGGCTCTTCAAGCCCGACACCCCTTGGACCTTCGGGTGGCCGTCGGTCCTGGGCATGTTCCACAGCGGGGCTGGCGAATTGGACAGGGAATTGTCCGACATGGATCGGTGGCTCCCTCTGTATAATTCCCTGACTTCCGGAAACGGCAGTGGGGCGGAGTTGATATTCAGGGCGGAGGCCCTGCTTCATAAAGGCCGGGATGACGAGGCGGAGCCATTGGTCCTTCGGGCGCTGGAGATCACCAAACGATTGAACCAGGATAGCCTCTACCTCTGTGCGGCCTTTTTGTTGCAGAGGATGGCCCTACTGAGGGGAGACGGACCGGTCTTCACAGAGGGTCGTGCAATGAGGGACCGATGTGCCCGTATGTCTTCCTACGCCCTGTCCAACCGCATAACCGATGTGGCGACGGGCTTTGTATCCTGTCTCTTAGGTGATACAGAGGGAATGCCCTCCAGGGTGTGCTCCGAGGGGTTCCTAACGGGGGCTTCTCCCGCGGTCCCTTTCTCCTGCATGGTTTACGGCCGTCTAGCTCTTTTGACCGGTGGGGAGAGAGATCTCGTTTTAAGGTCCGAGGAGCTGCTGTTTCCGGCGCGAAGGTATCGAAACCTACTTGTGGAGATCTATATGGGGATCTATCTTTCCGTGGCCTACTCCCGTCTTGGCAGGGAATCCGACGGAGCCGAGGCCCTCGGCAGAGCCCTTGACATGGCCATGCCGGACGGACTTATACTGCCCTTTGCCGAAAACGCCGATGTCCTAGGGAGCTCTCTCGATGTGGTAATGGAGGAGCGCTGGAGCTCCGAAAGGAATAGGTTCTCCTCCTTCGTAAAACGCTATTCCCTGGGCAAGGAAAGGGTTCTACAAAGCCTCTCCGGCAGAGAAGCCGTGGAGGGACTGACCTTCAGGGAAAACGACGTAGCCCTTCTGGTGAGCGAGGGGTTGAGCAACCGTGAGATAGCGAAGAGACTTTTCCTCTCCGAGAATACGGTAAAATTTTATCTTAAATCTATCTTTCAAAAACTTGGCATAAGCTCTCGTAGGGATGTAAAGAAGATCTTATCGCTCCGCTAA